One Spiroplasma endosymbiont of Dioctria linearis DNA segment encodes these proteins:
- a CDS encoding Z1 domain-containing protein, whose product MSINFIKNFEDKYTSKIGKEGVSEIISKANEIIEECIDEKGNTKNSVGVIVGKVQSGKTSNFLGIISLAFDKGFDTVLLIGGWDNTLLDQNYTRAEEVFGSVKEKNSFRIESKVYQTSVFDSSESITSGSAGSFFDPKNEKKVIVTILKQHTHFKKVIKAIKDNKNIFDNRRVLIIDDEGDQASLDGNFSKKENQKNKDEPKFIDKTKLNKQIIEMTEELRNFSYLTVTATPYANFLLAKQEELSPKFIKLTKPGKDYIGLTDFHLDDDSNFIELIDDIDAETFESDKNNMDPPISIRKAISYFIISIINATKNKIELKNYEMLVHIERNIKKHEVIKSQLDKMLLEYKKCSEDPFDAKYLIFKNFVNLGFEIINNRKVDLEKDREFIENFSEVLGELSIQVINGTKNSLKIKDIKDPYVIYIGSDLLQRGVTLENLLVTYITRIAKKNNVDTVLQRARWFGYRKKILDYVKVFTTPKLKEMYSIIANFEESLWQELYSLDEGEIDTQIFLNNLIYSLPKEERLTRRNVAKVNYVSIKKWQTQKKYKETNNLEWIFCEELKNNGIKEVYNNSVESKYREFLNWEEFSKEINIDQAILEKIDINFSHIFKDGNYNSKKVKTILIRSDNEKQERKVWDKDLKFTLPAAGKRSYEELNEKNYFGDSNLHKYVTNKDKILIVIYKINFKDSMSNKLDTQIAYNVYLPGIELEGFIRG is encoded by the coding sequence ATGAGTATTAATTTTATTAAGAATTTTGAAGATAAGTACACCTCAAAAATTGGTAAAGAAGGTGTTTCTGAAATAATATCAAAAGCTAATGAAATAATAGAAGAATGTATCGATGAAAAAGGTAACACAAAAAACTCAGTTGGAGTTATTGTAGGTAAGGTTCAATCAGGTAAAACATCAAATTTCTTAGGCATAATTTCATTAGCATTTGATAAAGGTTTTGATACTGTTTTATTAATTGGAGGATGAGATAATACATTATTGGATCAGAATTATACAAGAGCTGAAGAAGTCTTTGGATCTGTTAAAGAAAAAAATAGTTTTAGAATTGAAAGTAAAGTTTATCAAACAAGCGTATTTGATAGTTCAGAAAGTATTACAAGTGGATCGGCCGGTAGTTTTTTTGATCCTAAAAATGAAAAAAAAGTTATTGTAACTATTCTTAAGCAACATACTCACTTTAAAAAAGTTATTAAAGCAATAAAAGATAATAAAAATATTTTTGATAATCGAAGGGTTTTGATAATAGATGATGAAGGTGATCAAGCTAGTTTGGATGGCAATTTTAGCAAAAAAGAAAATCAAAAAAATAAGGATGAACCAAAATTTATTGACAAAACTAAACTAAACAAACAGATAATAGAAATGACAGAAGAGCTTAGAAATTTCTCATATTTAACTGTTACAGCAACTCCTTATGCAAATTTTTTACTTGCCAAACAAGAAGAACTGTCGCCAAAATTTATTAAATTAACTAAACCAGGAAAAGATTATATAGGATTAACTGACTTTCATTTGGATGATGATTCAAATTTCATAGAATTAATTGACGATATTGATGCTGAAACTTTTGAAAGTGATAAAAATAATATGGATCCCCCAATTTCGATAAGAAAGGCAATTTCATATTTTATTATTAGTATCATAAATGCAACTAAAAATAAAATAGAGTTGAAAAATTATGAAATGCTTGTTCACATTGAAAGAAATATTAAGAAGCATGAAGTTATTAAAAGTCAATTGGATAAAATGCTACTAGAATATAAAAAATGTAGTGAGGATCCTTTTGATGCAAAATATTTGATTTTTAAAAATTTTGTTAATCTTGGATTTGAAATTATAAATAATAGAAAAGTTGATTTAGAAAAAGATAGAGAATTTATAGAGAATTTTTCAGAAGTGCTTGGAGAATTATCTATTCAAGTAATTAATGGAACAAAAAATAGTCTTAAAATTAAAGATATTAAGGATCCATATGTTATATATATAGGTTCAGATTTATTGCAAAGAGGCGTTACTTTAGAAAATCTTTTAGTTACATATATCACAAGAATTGCTAAAAAGAATAATGTAGATACAGTTTTACAAAGAGCAAGATGATTTGGATATAGAAAAAAAATACTTGATTATGTAAAAGTTTTTACAACACCAAAATTAAAAGAAATGTATTCAATTATAGCCAATTTTGAAGAATCCTTATGACAAGAATTGTATAGTCTTGACGAGGGAGAAATAGATACACAGATTTTTTTAAATAATCTTATTTATTCTTTACCCAAGGAAGAAAGATTAACAAGAAGAAATGTTGCGAAGGTAAACTATGTATCTATAAAAAAATGACAGACACAAAAAAAATACAAGGAAACTAATAACTTAGAGTGAATTTTTTGTGAAGAATTAAAAAATAATGGAATAAAAGAGGTCTATAATAATTCTGTTGAAAGTAAATATAGGGAGTTTTTAAACTGGGAAGAATTTTCAAAAGAAATTAACATTGATCAAGCAATTCTTGAAAAAATTGATATTAATTTTTCACATATATTTAAAGATGGAAATTATAATAGTAAAAAAGTTAAGACTATTTTAATAAGATCTGATAATGAAAAGCAAGAACGTAAAGTTTGAGATAAGGATTTAAAGTTTACTTTGCCAGCAGCTGGTAAAAGAAGTTATGAAGAGTTAAATGAAAAAAACTACTTTGGAGATTCAAATCTTCATAAATACGTAACAAACAAAGATAAAATATTAATTGTTATTTACAAAATAAATTTTAAAGATAGCATGTCTAATAAATTGGACACTCAAATTGCTTATAATGTTTATTTGCCAGGTATTGAATTAGAAGGATTTATAAGAGGATAA
- a CDS encoding HNH endonuclease signature motif containing protein, with translation MNVAWTYDDEKVCVEAFFKFIDFDKTLKMVRKEIIEYIKLNVKNYEIRTHTSWVLKIDNIHYLFRVWCGLPKAGLKGKTSKQVEIMNIFFENSKFKNSTDKFSKEWFISKKSEFYKLKKYDPESDKKETIIVKLIRNKKIVTDYLNQVNFCENCLKENTFISLSSGKMYFEVHHFIPYNEEVQKNYEINLDNYYNLVSLCPECHRAIHLSEQRNTIIKNLFDKKIRIKEFKGFYGENGIEKIISDYKKTNMTKDHEVNFADFDDDLYDFVI, from the coding sequence ATGAATGTAGCTTGAACTTATGATGATGAAAAAGTATGCGTTGAGGCATTTTTTAAATTTATTGATTTTGATAAAACTTTAAAAATGGTAAGAAAAGAGATTATTGAATACATAAAATTAAATGTTAAAAATTATGAAATAAGAACTCATACCTCATGAGTTTTAAAAATAGATAATATTCATTATTTATTCCGAGTTTGATGTGGTCTTCCAAAAGCCGGACTGAAAGGAAAAACAAGTAAACAAGTTGAAATAATGAATATTTTTTTTGAAAATAGTAAATTTAAAAATAGTACTGATAAATTTTCAAAAGAATGATTTATTAGTAAAAAATCAGAATTTTATAAATTAAAAAAGTATGACCCAGAAAGTGATAAAAAGGAAACTATTATAGTGAAACTTATCAGAAATAAAAAAATAGTTACTGATTATTTAAACCAAGTAAATTTTTGTGAGAATTGTTTAAAAGAAAATACCTTCATTAGCTTATCAAGTGGAAAAATGTATTTTGAAGTTCATCATTTCATTCCATATAATGAGGAGGTTCAAAAGAATTATGAAATAAATTTAGATAATTATTATAATCTTGTTTCGCTTTGTCCGGAATGTCATAGAGCAATACATCTATCTGAACAAAGAAATACTATTATAAAAAATTTATTTGACAAAAAAATTAGAATTAAAGAGTTTAAAGGTTTTTACGGAGAAAATGGTATTGAAAAAATAATTAGTGACTATAAAAAGACAAATATGACAAAAGATCATGAAGTAAATTTTGCAGATTTTGATGATGATTTATATGATTTTGTAATTTAA